In Desulfitobacterium chlororespirans DSM 11544, the following are encoded in one genomic region:
- a CDS encoding nickel-dependent hydrogenase large subunit, translated as MATRIVVDPLTRVEGHLRIEAVVEGTQITEALSSGTIFRGIEKIVENRDPRDVWSFVQRICGVCTHIHALTSIRAVEDALDYRIPKNANIIRNIMTLTQMVHDHVVHFYHLHGFDWVDVLSALKADPKATSELAMSLSDWPNSSAGYFRDVQNKVKGLVESGQLGIFANAYWGHPAYRLPPEANLLAVAHYIEALNWQKEIVKIHTIFGGKNPHPNYCVGGHPSTINMNDVHVINMERLNLVKSKIDEAQTFVDKVLLPDLFAIAGFYKGDLWGGGIGNFLCYGGVPMTDIREPDSFLFPNGAVLNRDLSKVYDVDLKDPEHIKEFISHSWYQYDDPQAGLHPWQGKTAPAYDGPRPPYHNLDENKKYSWIKTPHWQGHPMEVGPLARFVVGYARGNKPIKGLVDDALQRLDLPVAALFSTLGRTLARALEAKLSVDHLAGFYADLLANIKAGDSQTFNPEKWEPSRWPATAQGVGFAEAPRGALAHWVKIRDGKVESYQAVVPTTWNAAPRDEKGVKGPYEASLLDTPIAVQDQPLELLRTIHSFDPCLACATHLISPAGEELAKVKVL; from the coding sequence ATGGCTACAAGAATTGTCGTTGATCCCCTGACCCGGGTAGAAGGGCATTTAAGAATCGAAGCTGTGGTTGAAGGTACCCAAATTACTGAAGCCCTAAGCTCGGGAACTATCTTTCGAGGAATTGAAAAAATCGTCGAGAACCGGGACCCCAGAGACGTTTGGTCTTTTGTGCAGAGAATCTGCGGAGTATGTACCCATATTCATGCCCTGACCTCAATCCGTGCCGTCGAAGATGCTCTTGACTATCGAATTCCTAAGAATGCCAACATTATCCGCAATATCATGACCCTTACCCAAATGGTCCATGATCATGTGGTTCATTTCTATCATTTGCATGGTTTCGACTGGGTGGATGTTCTCAGTGCTCTTAAAGCCGATCCCAAAGCCACCAGCGAACTGGCCATGTCCCTCTCGGATTGGCCGAACTCCTCGGCCGGTTACTTTCGCGATGTCCAGAACAAAGTCAAGGGGCTTGTGGAAAGCGGGCAGTTGGGGATTTTCGCCAATGCCTATTGGGGGCATCCTGCTTACCGTCTGCCTCCTGAAGCCAATTTGCTGGCAGTGGCTCATTATATTGAGGCACTAAATTGGCAAAAAGAAATCGTCAAAATCCACACTATCTTTGGCGGTAAAAACCCTCATCCTAATTATTGTGTAGGAGGTCATCCCTCCACCATCAATATGAATGATGTCCATGTGATTAATATGGAACGGTTAAATCTCGTCAAGTCCAAAATTGATGAGGCCCAAACCTTCGTGGATAAAGTCCTCCTTCCCGATCTCTTTGCTATTGCCGGCTTCTACAAAGGGGATTTATGGGGCGGCGGCATCGGCAATTTCCTTTGCTACGGCGGTGTCCCGATGACCGATATTCGCGAGCCTGATTCCTTCCTCTTCCCCAATGGTGCCGTCTTAAACCGGGATCTGAGCAAGGTTTATGACGTGGACTTGAAAGACCCCGAACACATCAAGGAATTCATCAGTCATTCCTGGTACCAATACGACGATCCTCAAGCAGGGCTGCACCCCTGGCAGGGCAAGACTGCCCCGGCTTATGACGGGCCAAGACCTCCCTACCATAATCTCGATGAGAATAAAAAATACAGCTGGATCAAAACTCCCCATTGGCAAGGACATCCCATGGAAGTGGGCCCCCTCGCCCGCTTTGTGGTGGGTTATGCCCGGGGCAATAAGCCTATCAAGGGGTTGGTGGACGATGCTTTACAGCGCCTGGACCTTCCCGTTGCCGCTCTATTCTCTACTTTGGGCAGAACCTTGGCCAGGGCCCTGGAAGCCAAACTTTCTGTGGATCATTTAGCCGGATTTTACGCGGATTTACTCGCTAATATTAAAGCAGGTGACAGTCAGACCTTCAATCCGGAGAAATGGGAACCCAGCCGCTGGCCGGCCACTGCTCAAGGGGTTGGCTTTGCCGAAGCGCCCCGGGGTGCTCTGGCTCACTGGGTCAAAATCCGTGACGGTAAGGTGGAAAGCTATCAGGCAGTGGTTCCAACCACCTGGAACGCCGCTCCCCGGGATGAGAAAGGGGTCAAAGGCCCCTACGAAGCCTCCCTCCTGGATACCCCTATAGCCGTTCAGGATCAGCCTCTGGAACTGCTGCGAACCATCCACTCCTTTGATCCTTGTTTAGCCTGCGCGACTCATCTCATCTCTCCGGCAGGAGAAGAATTAGCCAAAGTAAAAGTTCTCTAG
- a CDS encoding metallophosphoesterase → MNIAGVIFGVIVILSVYGGANYYVGREIFQWLSLLFPYINARIYTGIYLFFALSLIIGFLPFSSFIKRIMSWLGAHWMGVFIYLLLFFMVADLMIVFGSIFKVIPSPIPQSIRFYAGLMVILLTAGLVSYGIYNANQIKYVSYAVQTKETTSAADMKIVLISDLHLGAVNSERNLEHIIQGINHLEPDLVCLAGDIFNDDYHAIGNPAAAIDLFKGIRATYGVYACLGNHDGGNTFKEMLSFLEQSNIKLLNDEYVIIDERLVLIGRLDPSPIRGFGELKRKDMTETIASLATNIPVVVMDHTPSNIEQYGSEIDLVLAGHTHRGQIFPGSLFTNALFVVDYGHYQKDADSPHVIVTSGAGTWGMPMRVGTHSEIVSILLR, encoded by the coding sequence ATGAACATAGCAGGCGTCATTTTTGGTGTGATAGTGATATTATCTGTTTACGGAGGCGCGAACTATTATGTCGGGAGGGAGATATTTCAATGGCTCAGCCTGCTCTTCCCGTATATCAACGCCAGGATTTATACAGGCATCTATCTATTTTTTGCTTTATCGTTGATCATTGGTTTTTTGCCCTTTTCTTCTTTTATAAAGAGAATTATGAGTTGGCTGGGCGCGCATTGGATGGGGGTCTTTATCTATCTTTTATTATTTTTTATGGTAGCGGACTTGATGATAGTGTTCGGAAGTATCTTCAAGGTCATTCCCAGCCCTATCCCTCAGAGCATCCGTTTTTATGCGGGGCTGATGGTGATTCTATTAACCGCCGGCCTGGTCAGTTATGGGATCTATAACGCCAATCAGATTAAATACGTTTCCTATGCTGTACAAACGAAAGAAACGACCTCAGCTGCCGATATGAAGATCGTTCTGATCAGCGATTTACATTTGGGAGCCGTCAATTCGGAAAGAAATCTGGAGCATATCATTCAGGGTATCAATCATTTGGAGCCGGATCTTGTCTGTCTGGCCGGGGATATTTTTAACGATGACTATCATGCCATAGGCAATCCTGCCGCGGCCATTGATTTGTTTAAAGGCATCAGGGCTACGTACGGCGTCTATGCCTGCCTGGGCAATCATGACGGCGGCAACACGTTTAAGGAAATGCTCAGTTTCCTTGAGCAAAGCAATATAAAGCTCCTGAATGATGAATACGTCATAATTGATGAGCGGCTGGTTTTGATTGGCCGGCTGGATCCGTCGCCGATCAGGGGTTTTGGGGAGCTGAAAAGGAAAGATATGACGGAGACGATAGCTTCGCTGGCAACCAATATCCCTGTTGTCGTCATGGATCATACTCCCTCAAATATTGAACAGTATGGCTCGGAGATTGATTTGGTGCTTGCCGGACATACACACAGGGGTCAGATATTTCCAGGGAGCTTGTTTACAAATGCCCTGTTTGTTGTGGATTACGGGCACTACCAAAAAGATGCCGATAGCCCCCATGTTATTGTTACGTCGGGTGCGGGGACTTGGGGGATGCCAATGCGGGTCGGTACCCATAGTGAAATCGTAAGTATTTTATTGCGTTAG
- a CDS encoding PadR family transcriptional regulator: MKIDKGLIGGSTNLLVLTLLQEQDRYGYEIIKELESRSDSTFLFKEGTLYPVLHKLENNGLVTSYMVKGETGKERKYYKITSKGQKQLAEEKQTWETFSVSVNKVIGGNAHAFS; encoded by the coding sequence ATGAAAATTGATAAAGGCTTGATTGGTGGCAGCACGAATCTTTTAGTGCTGACTTTGCTTCAAGAGCAGGATCGGTATGGTTATGAAATAATCAAGGAGCTGGAATCCCGTTCGGACAGTACCTTTCTGTTTAAAGAGGGGACACTCTATCCCGTTCTTCATAAGCTTGAAAATAACGGATTAGTCACCTCATATATGGTGAAAGGTGAAACCGGCAAAGAGCGGAAATACTATAAAATAACGAGTAAAGGTCAAAAGCAGCTGGCGGAAGAGAAGCAGACCTGGGAAACATTCTCGGTTTCAGTAAACAAAGTCATAGGTGGTAACGCCCATGCTTTTTCCTGA
- the cybH gene encoding Ni/Fe-hydrogenase, b-type cytochrome subunit, producing MAETNNYQPDGSPSKLRSPIYVWQWPVRFFHWINAVAIVILFITGLYIGNPILSAPGEAAVNFFMGNMRFWHGITAYIFTANLLFRLYWFVVGNEFSKLRFWRKEFWQDAVATLKYYLFLTREHTTHVGHNSMAQLMYLVFIWVASLVMILTGFAMRATATPSGVLGLFSWLIPAIGSESQVRMIHHLFAWGYAAFLLGHLYMVFRQDILDDDGTVSSMISGYKYELPETVKPEDHPPSP from the coding sequence ATGGCTGAAACCAATAACTATCAACCTGATGGAAGTCCCTCAAAACTCCGCTCTCCTATCTATGTGTGGCAATGGCCGGTCAGATTCTTCCACTGGATCAATGCCGTCGCCATCGTGATTCTGTTTATAACCGGATTGTATATTGGCAATCCCATCCTGAGCGCTCCCGGGGAAGCGGCGGTCAATTTCTTCATGGGCAATATGCGCTTTTGGCATGGTATAACTGCTTATATCTTTACAGCCAATCTTCTTTTCCGCCTGTATTGGTTTGTGGTCGGCAATGAGTTCTCCAAACTGCGGTTTTGGCGCAAAGAGTTCTGGCAGGATGCCGTAGCCACTCTAAAATACTATCTCTTCTTAACCCGTGAACATACAACCCATGTCGGGCATAATTCGATGGCTCAATTGATGTATCTTGTCTTCATCTGGGTAGCCAGCCTGGTCATGATCCTGACCGGTTTTGCCATGAGAGCCACTGCCACACCCAGCGGAGTTCTTGGCCTTTTTTCCTGGCTGATCCCAGCTATAGGCAGTGAAAGTCAAGTCAGAATGATCCACCACCTGTTTGCCTGGGGTTATGCCGCCTTTCTCCTCGGCCATCTCTACATGGTCTTTCGTCAGGATATTTTGGATGATGATGGTACTGTCTCATCCATGATCAGCGGCTATAAATATGAACTCCCTGAAACTGTCAAACCGGAGGATCATCCCCCTTCTCCCTGA
- a CDS encoding TerC family protein → MEFLSPEFFSAVLAIVLMDLVLGGDNAIVIGMAARNLPQQSQKKVILIGTGGAILIRSLATIVAVWLLKIPGLMFVGGVLLVWMAYNLLTDNKEGEQVASAANFWGAVRTIIIADFIMGLDNILAVAGASHGSPFLVIFGLCISIPIVVWGSTLVIKAINRFPIIIPLGAAVITHTAVTMLVGEPYVKNFLGESALLEWSLSAVFIAIVLFLGHRKNKKKSLQTTQHHAA, encoded by the coding sequence ATGGAGTTTCTTAGCCCGGAATTTTTCTCAGCTGTATTAGCCATCGTACTTATGGACCTGGTTCTTGGAGGTGATAACGCCATTGTTATCGGCATGGCGGCGCGAAACTTACCCCAACAATCCCAGAAGAAAGTGATTCTGATCGGTACCGGTGGGGCTATCCTTATCCGCTCGTTAGCGACTATCGTGGCTGTCTGGTTATTAAAGATCCCCGGTTTAATGTTTGTGGGCGGCGTTCTCTTGGTTTGGATGGCTTACAACCTCCTTACCGATAATAAAGAAGGGGAGCAGGTGGCAAGCGCTGCGAATTTCTGGGGAGCCGTCCGCACAATCATTATTGCTGACTTTATTATGGGGTTGGATAATATTTTAGCCGTAGCAGGCGCTTCTCACGGAAGTCCCTTTCTGGTTATTTTCGGACTGTGCATCAGTATCCCCATCGTGGTCTGGGGAAGCACTCTTGTTATCAAGGCCATCAACCGCTTTCCGATCATTATTCCCCTCGGGGCTGCAGTCATAACCCACACAGCCGTAACCATGTTGGTGGGTGAACCTTATGTAAAAAACTTTCTTGGTGAAAGCGCCCTCCTTGAATGGAGCCTTAGTGCCGTCTTTATAGCCATAGTCCTGTTTCTTGGTCACCGGAAAAATAAGAAAAAATCTCTGCAAACTACTCAGCACCATGCAGCCTAG
- a CDS encoding permease prefix domain 1-containing protein has product MLFPELDDFLRTVLSHVKFSFDKKAIRSELESHLWDRIEEYLEQGYEKEAAVHLAVEGMGEPKEIGIELNKQHNPLIGWLWWLTNKAVVLLVAINLLFYGIPIMDSLTAYDPAKDILPTDIVYDLKVDEKVCLDDTVLEFTRVILKKNGELSIIYKYYDTRFWGRGWSLGGIGRISDNLENEYWSGSGSSNGEIVTKGIRTFTNFDKTAEILIISYDHFNRSYRVEIPLRAGDVIE; this is encoded by the coding sequence ATGCTTTTTCCTGAGTTGGATGATTTTTTGAGAACTGTTCTATCCCATGTTAAATTTTCCTTTGACAAAAAGGCCATCCGTTCTGAACTGGAAAGCCACCTTTGGGATAGAATCGAAGAATATCTTGAACAAGGCTATGAGAAAGAAGCCGCCGTACATTTAGCGGTGGAGGGTATGGGGGAGCCAAAGGAAATTGGCATAGAGCTCAATAAACAGCATAATCCGCTCATTGGCTGGTTATGGTGGTTAACCAATAAAGCGGTTGTGTTATTAGTTGCCATTAATCTTTTGTTTTATGGGATACCAATTATGGATTCTTTGACGGCTTATGATCCGGCCAAGGATATTCTCCCCACCGACATAGTCTATGATTTAAAGGTTGATGAAAAAGTATGTTTGGATGATACAGTGCTTGAATTTACCCGTGTTATTCTGAAAAAGAATGGGGAGTTAAGCATTATCTACAAATATTACGATACCCGGTTCTGGGGGAGAGGATGGAGCTTAGGCGGAATCGGCAGGATCTCGGACAATTTGGAAAATGAATATTGGAGTGGCTCCGGTAGCAGTAACGGAGAAATTGTGACCAAAGGAATAAGAACCTTTACGAATTTTGATAAAACAGCGGAGATCTTAATCATCAGCTATGATCACTTCAATAGAAGTTATCGGGTTGAAATCCCGCTGAGGGCCGGTGATGTCATTGAGTAG
- a CDS encoding ACT domain-containing protein, whose protein sequence is MAGQNRNKDFLIVSKDILPEAILKTAQAKELLVKGDVNTINEAVDRVQLSRSAFYKYKDGVFPFYEASREKIITFSLTLENTAGVLSNVLNTIARFKANVLTINQGIPLQGIANVTISVENMGMVDIPENLLWALGEINGVRKIEVIGQN, encoded by the coding sequence GTGGCGGGTCAGAACCGGAATAAAGATTTCTTAATCGTCAGTAAAGATATACTTCCCGAGGCCATCCTCAAAACAGCCCAGGCTAAAGAACTGTTGGTCAAAGGGGATGTGAACACGATTAATGAGGCTGTGGACCGGGTCCAGCTGAGCCGCAGCGCCTTCTATAAATATAAGGATGGGGTTTTTCCGTTCTATGAGGCCAGCAGGGAAAAGATCATTACCTTTTCCCTGACCCTAGAAAATACAGCAGGGGTCTTATCCAATGTGTTGAATACCATTGCCCGTTTTAAGGCTAATGTGCTGACTATTAATCAGGGAATCCCTCTCCAGGGGATCGCCAATGTCACCATATCTGTGGAGAATATGGGGATGGTGGATATTCCGGAAAATCTTTTATGGGCATTAGGTGAGATTAACGGGGTTCGGAAAATAGAGGTCATCGGACAAAATTAG